The following proteins come from a genomic window of Nitrospira sp.:
- a CDS encoding Integral membrane protein — protein MAHTCKFSTVENKAQTIVVDLDGTLLHTDTLHESVLQLLRDDAIYVLYLPFWLLAGKAFLKQKLADSVELNPATLPYNIQLIEWLKEQKELGHKLVLCTATNMSVAQRIANHLQLFNEVMASDGENNLAGVRKKAALDEAYGEGQYIYAGNSSDDIHVWNGASKGIVVNAASSVLVKAKKITEIHSDFPRLPITLSAWRRVFRFHQWLKNLLIFVPLLAAHRLSETDSLTQLIVTFISFSLCASAVYITNDLLDLESDRQHPRKKHRPFASGLVPISYGVLLAPVCGLVGLALSVYVGKYLPAWLFVYFTLTFAYSIKLKKLVLIDCLTLAALYTLRIVAGAAAVSVPLSFWLLAFSTFIFLSLAFVKRYAELQVHVLERKNKAHGRGYYVTDASLIQTLGIAAGYAAVLVLALYLQGETVTTLYHTPEFIWGSVPLILFWISWMWLKAHRGLMNDDPLVFAVKDRASWAVLIGIGISFAAATFVL, from the coding sequence ATGGCTCATACGTGTAAGTTCTCCACCGTGGAAAACAAAGCGCAGACTATAGTGGTTGATTTGGACGGAACACTTCTCCATACCGATACCCTACATGAATCTGTCTTACAGTTACTTCGTGATGATGCCATTTATGTTCTCTATCTTCCATTTTGGTTGCTTGCTGGGAAGGCTTTTTTAAAACAGAAGTTGGCAGACTCCGTCGAGTTAAATCCAGCGACGTTGCCCTACAACATTCAACTAATTGAGTGGCTGAAAGAGCAAAAGGAGCTTGGGCATAAGCTGGTGCTCTGTACAGCCACAAATATGAGCGTGGCACAACGGATAGCAAACCACCTCCAGTTGTTTAATGAGGTCATGGCCAGTGACGGCGAGAACAACTTAGCTGGTGTCAGAAAGAAAGCCGCTCTGGATGAAGCGTATGGAGAAGGGCAATACATCTATGCCGGAAACTCAAGTGATGATATCCATGTTTGGAATGGCGCATCGAAGGGTATCGTAGTCAACGCCGCATCAAGCGTTTTAGTCAAAGCGAAAAAAATCACGGAGATTCATAGTGACTTCCCGCGTTTGCCGATAACATTGTCAGCATGGCGTCGAGTGTTTCGTTTTCATCAATGGTTGAAGAACTTATTGATCTTCGTGCCGTTATTGGCAGCACATCGACTCAGTGAAACGGATTCACTGACCCAACTTATTGTGACATTTATTTCTTTCAGCCTCTGTGCTTCTGCCGTCTATATCACGAATGATTTGCTCGACCTCGAAAGCGACAGGCAACATCCTCGTAAAAAACATCGCCCCTTTGCATCTGGCTTGGTGCCCATATCTTATGGCGTCTTATTGGCTCCGGTTTGCGGCTTAGTGGGTCTTGCTTTATCTGTATATGTTGGCAAATATCTTCCGGCGTGGCTTTTTGTGTATTTCACGTTAACATTTGCCTATTCAATAAAGCTTAAGAAGCTTGTATTGATTGATTGTCTGACATTAGCCGCCCTGTATACCCTACGTATCGTCGCTGGCGCAGCGGCTGTATCCGTTCCTTTATCATTCTGGCTACTTGCTTTCTCGACTTTCATATTTTTGTCGTTGGCTTTTGTTAAACGATATGCTGAACTACAAGTTCATGTACTAGAGCGTAAAAACAAAGCGCATGGGCGTGGTTACTATGTCACTGATGCATCACTAATTCAAACGCTGGGTATTGCTGCGGGTTACGCCGCGGTTTTAGTGCTTGCGCTTTATCTACAGGGAGAAACGGTGACCACGCTTTATCACACTCCAGAATTCATTTGGGGATCCGTACCGCTAATACTGTTTTGGATTAGTTGGATGTGGTTGAAGGCGCATAGAGGACTTATGAATGATGACCCGCTCGTATTTGCGGTTAAGGATAGAGCGAGTTGGGCGGTCTTAATCGGTATAGGCATTAGTTTTGCGGCTGCGACGTTTGTCTTGTGA
- a CDS encoding Mobile element protein, translating to MNPHLRGGSGNSDSVRSGSLASPKPPSGGVQKEQGDEENTTESRSDKAQVALAAVKGDKTLAELTEQFSIHPTQVTDWKQQRLARAADVFGGDTTIIEHPGSEDVPCEDQVTDPGPRTTNRVRYGAGAHAPDWELQSPCAGARMLCDALRREGYRVGRRRWPINKLWGWL from the coding sequence ATGAATCCCCATCTTAGAGGGGGCTCCGGAAATTCGGACAGTGTGAGAAGTGGTAGCCTGGCTTCACCGAAGCCACCGAGCGGTGGCGTACAGAAGGAGCAAGGCGATGAAGAGAACACGACGGAATCACGGAGCGACAAGGCCCAGGTGGCATTGGCCGCCGTCAAAGGGGACAAGACGCTGGCTGAGTTGACTGAGCAATTCAGCATCCATCCCACCCAGGTCACCGACTGGAAGCAGCAACGGCTCGCCCGAGCCGCAGACGTATTTGGGGGGGACACAACCATCATCGAACACCCCGGATCTGAAGACGTTCCATGCGAAGATCAGGTAACTGACCCTGGACCGCGTACGACCAACCGCGTCCGATACGGCGCTGGCGCTCATGCGCCGGATTGGGAGCTCCAGTCTCCGTGTGCCGGAGCTCGGATGCTGTGCGATGCCCTCCGGCGCGAGGGGTATCGAGTCGGACGGCGCAGGTGGCCTATCAATAAATTATGGGGTTGGCTATAA
- a CDS encoding GMP synthase [glutamine-hydrolyzing] gives MELWHDRILVLDFGSQYTQLITRRIREAQVYSQILPCTVPLATILAYRPQGIVLSGGPSSVYEKKAPVVAKELFDQNIPILGICYGMQLVTHLSGGAVAKSAHREYGRADLTIDDASDLFKGVGIDKKTAVWMSHGDRIERMPPGFRSIAHTNNSPVAAMKRSDHERRIYCLQFHPEVAHTSEGTRILRNFVYEICGCKPTWTMQSYVETAVGQIREQVGKERVICALSGGVDSSVAAALTHRAIGNQLTCIFVDNGVLRAGERDQVEKTFASQLHLNLRILDGTKQFLADLKNVADPEQKRKIIGRQFIKRFETESKKLKGIKYLVQGTLYPDVIESISFKGPSATIKTHHNVGGLPARMKLKLIEPLRELFKDEVRVLGMELGLPDEIIWRQPFPGPGLAIRVLGAVTPERLAILRAAEAIVDQEIRSAGLYREIWQAFAVLLPIRTVGVMGDQRTYEHVIAIRAVTSVDGMTADWAKIPNDVLGRMSNRIINEVKGVNRVVYDISSKPPSTIEWE, from the coding sequence ATGGAACTCTGGCACGATAGAATTCTGGTCCTCGACTTTGGGTCGCAGTACACGCAACTGATCACCCGCCGCATTCGCGAAGCGCAGGTCTATTCGCAAATTCTTCCCTGTACGGTCCCGTTGGCGACGATTCTCGCGTATCGGCCGCAAGGCATTGTCCTTTCCGGCGGTCCTTCCAGCGTCTATGAGAAGAAGGCGCCGGTTGTCGCTAAAGAGTTGTTCGATCAGAACATTCCGATCCTTGGGATTTGTTACGGCATGCAGTTGGTGACCCATCTCTCCGGAGGGGCCGTCGCGAAGTCGGCACATCGTGAATATGGCAGAGCCGATCTCACGATCGACGATGCGAGCGATCTCTTCAAAGGAGTCGGAATCGACAAGAAGACAGCTGTATGGATGTCTCACGGTGATCGCATCGAGCGGATGCCGCCCGGATTTCGATCGATTGCGCATACGAACAACTCGCCCGTCGCGGCGATGAAGCGGTCCGATCACGAGCGCCGGATCTATTGTTTGCAGTTCCATCCCGAAGTGGCGCACACGTCGGAAGGGACGAGGATTCTCCGCAACTTCGTCTATGAGATTTGCGGTTGCAAACCGACCTGGACCATGCAGTCCTATGTGGAGACGGCGGTCGGGCAGATTCGTGAACAGGTCGGCAAGGAGCGAGTCATCTGCGCACTGAGCGGCGGCGTGGATTCATCGGTTGCGGCGGCGCTGACGCATCGGGCGATCGGCAATCAGCTCACCTGCATCTTCGTCGATAACGGCGTGTTGCGGGCCGGTGAACGGGATCAAGTAGAGAAGACCTTCGCGTCGCAGTTGCATCTCAATTTACGAATTCTGGACGGGACCAAACAATTTCTCGCCGATCTCAAGAACGTGGCGGATCCGGAGCAAAAACGAAAGATCATCGGCCGGCAGTTCATTAAGCGATTCGAGACTGAATCCAAGAAACTGAAAGGCATCAAATATCTGGTCCAGGGCACGCTCTATCCCGACGTGATTGAAAGCATCAGTTTCAAAGGCCCTTCGGCCACGATTAAAACCCATCATAACGTCGGCGGCTTGCCGGCACGCATGAAGCTCAAGCTTATCGAACCGCTGCGGGAGCTCTTCAAGGATGAAGTGCGGGTGTTGGGAATGGAACTGGGATTGCCGGACGAGATTATCTGGCGGCAACCATTCCCGGGGCCAGGGTTGGCGATCCGCGTGCTGGGCGCCGTCACGCCCGAACGGTTGGCGATTTTGCGGGCAGCGGAAGCGATCGTCGATCAGGAGATCAGAAGTGCCGGTCTCTATCGTGAAATCTGGCAAGCGTTTGCCGTCTTGTTGCCGATTCGAACTGTCGGGGTGATGGGCGATCAGCGGACCTATGAGCATGTCATCGCGATTCGCGCCGTCACCAGCGTAGACGGCATGACCGCCGATTGGGCCAAGATACCGAACGACGTGCTGGGCCGCATGTCGAATCGGATCATCAATGAAGTCAAAGGCGTGAATCGGGTCGTGTACGACATCAGCTCGAAACCACCAAGCACCATAGAGTGGGAGTAA